A window of Campylobacter concisus contains these coding sequences:
- a CDS encoding UDP-N-acetylmuramate--alanine ligase: MRFGLLSDIGEITPNIFAKLDRLSRAKIFIALYNSGVESELKIPLSYAKFLNFKEIFEARINFLLREKYLNFKPADRFCIPSNIIINAYLKGNFSKIKFIAKEPKMATAKMIKMLYASGKFEFCIDAAQMFCQFVYDKIRLRHQDKEVVLNGGVISVKKDGKNLLSVMPSFKKVSFDDMRNLNDDIDRAVGVLGQECEMVYIVFPRNEEFRRHVEVRHCYARGLIKLVPYTIISKIF; this comes from the coding sequence ATGAGATTCGGGCTTTTATCAGATATTGGCGAAATAACTCCAAATATTTTTGCAAAGCTTGATAGGCTTTCGCGTGCAAAAATTTTTATTGCACTTTATAATTCTGGCGTAGAAAGTGAGCTAAAAATACCACTTTCTTACGCTAAATTTCTAAATTTCAAAGAAATTTTTGAAGCTAGGATAAATTTCCTACTTCGTGAAAAATATCTAAATTTTAAGCCAGCAGATCGCTTTTGTATTCCATCAAATATCATCATAAATGCTTATTTAAAAGGCAACTTTTCAAAGATAAAATTTATAGCAAAAGAGCCGAAAATGGCGACTGCAAAGATGATAAAAATGCTTTATGCAAGTGGAAAATTTGAGTTTTGTATCGATGCGGCACAGATGTTTTGTCAATTTGTTTATGATAAAATACGCCTCCGCCATCAAGATAAAGAGGTCGTGCTAAATGGTGGTGTCATCTCAGTCAAAAAAGATGGTAAAAATTTACTCAGTGTCATGCCAAGCTTTAAAAAAGTGAGCTTTGATGATATGAGAAATTTAAACGACGATATAGATAGAGCTGTCGGTGTGCTTGGGCAAGAGTGCGAGATGGTTTATATCGTTTTTCCTAGAAATGAGGAATTTAGGCGACACGTTGAGGTTAGGCACTGTTATGCGAGAGGTTTGATTAAGCTTGTGCCTTATACGATTATTAGTAAAATTTTTTAA
- a CDS encoding DUF2325 domain-containing protein: MSVLVIGADEITPIKAVLHDLGAEKIEHWDARNENRVNRKPIPQDTECVVMLTSFLNHNTMKTIKTQAKKRNIPIVCAKRSVSCVFCEYCKVFGLDKEFGCKE, from the coding sequence ATGTCAGTTTTAGTTATCGGTGCAGATGAGATAACGCCTATCAAGGCAGTTTTACATGATTTGGGAGCTGAGAAGATAGAACACTGGGATGCTAGAAATGAAAACCGCGTAAATCGCAAGCCAATCCCTCAAGATACCGAGTGTGTGGTGATGCTAACTAGTTTTTTAAACCACAACACGATGAAGACTATTAAAACTCAAGCAAAAAAGAGAAATATTCCAATTGTTTGTGCAAAAAGAAGCGTTAGTTGCGTATTTTGCGAGTATTGCAAGGTCTTTGGGCTAGATAAGGAATTTGGATGCAAAGAATAA
- a CDS encoding sugar transporter: MISVYRVAYLRVIALAFCAFIFNTTEFVPVPLLSDIAKDFDMSTADTGLIITIYAWSVTILSLPLMLLTANLERRSLLLKVFIVFVVAHTLCAFAWNFKILIIARLMIAIAHAIFWAITASLAVRLAPINKSSQALGLLALGTSLAMILGLPLGRILGDALGWRVTFGLIGIFAVGVGVWLYKILPLLPSKNSGSLKSLPELARNGLLMVIFLLTAIIISAHFSTYSYIEPFAKDISDFDGKFITIFLLIFGVAGVVASLLFSKFYKLIPNAFSAISIMLILCCLLVLNFISKNEVLMLVLAFVWGLGIAGVNMSFQIKVLNLASNATDAAMAIFSAIYNIGIGAGALIGHQTIVYLGEQNIGNVGSFFAASGLIIFLFTVSKIKRV, from the coding sequence TTGATAAGTGTTTATAGGGTAGCCTATTTAAGGGTTATAGCTCTTGCTTTTTGTGCTTTTATATTTAACACTACTGAGTTTGTTCCAGTGCCACTTTTAAGTGATATTGCAAAAGACTTTGACATGAGCACGGCCGATACCGGTCTTATCATCACGATTTATGCGTGGAGCGTCACTATACTCTCTTTACCGCTTATGCTTTTGACTGCAAATTTGGAGCGAAGATCTCTTCTTTTAAAGGTTTTTATCGTATTTGTTGTAGCTCATACTCTTTGTGCCTTTGCTTGGAATTTTAAAATTTTAATTATTGCTCGGTTGATGATAGCTATTGCCCATGCCATTTTTTGGGCTATCACTGCTTCACTTGCTGTTAGGCTAGCACCGATAAATAAAAGCTCGCAAGCTCTTGGATTGCTAGCTCTTGGCACATCGCTAGCGATGATACTTGGTCTACCACTTGGAAGAATTTTAGGTGATGCACTTGGTTGGCGTGTGACCTTTGGACTGATCGGAATTTTTGCTGTTGGTGTTGGAGTTTGGCTATATAAAATTTTGCCACTTCTGCCAAGTAAAAACTCAGGCTCGCTTAAAAGCTTGCCAGAGCTTGCAAGAAATGGCCTTTTAATGGTTATATTTTTACTAACTGCAATTATCATAAGCGCGCATTTTAGCACCTATAGCTACATTGAGCCATTTGCAAAAGATATCAGTGACTTTGATGGAAAATTTATCACAATATTCTTGCTTATATTTGGCGTTGCTGGTGTAGTTGCAAGCCTGCTTTTCTCTAAATTTTATAAGCTTATTCCAAATGCATTTTCTGCAATTTCTATCATGCTTATTTTATGTTGCTTGCTTGTGTTAAATTTTATTTCTAAAAATGAAGTTTTAATGCTAGTCTTAGCCTTTGTTTGGGGACTTGGCATAGCTGGTGTAAATATGAGTTTTCAAATAAAAGTGCTAAATTTAGCCTCAAACGCTACTGACGCTGCAATGGCGATATTTTCGGCTATTTATAACATAGGTATCGGAGCAGGGGCGTTAATAGGGCATCAAACGATAGTTTATTTAGGCGAGCAAAATATCGGGAATGTCGGTAGTTTTTTCGCCGCAAGCGGACTTATCATATTTTTGTTTACGGTATCTAAGATTAAAAGAGTTTAG